In one window of Chryseobacterium sp. JV274 DNA:
- the sufD gene encoding Fe-S cluster assembly protein SufD produces the protein MALKEQIIENHNEFLESLRHRFLDDSRKAALQRFQNVGFPTKKDEEYKYTNLKEITEKSYNFFPKESHNITKEQFDELHLGEENFDWIVFVNGKLHKELSKVSIENVEFLSFNYALNDEKHKEVFEKYFNTIASKDQAFTNLNLAYCKYGFFLKVPKNVVIEKPIHVFYISQNQEENTFYNTRNLLIVEEGAKVEVIESHHNFDSAYVLTNSVTEIFTYPNAKADWHKLQNDNNTTYLIDSTFARQEKDSLTTVNTFSFGGKLVRNNLDFIHNGSNINSFMNGITIIGKDQLVDHHTAVHHNFPNCESYQNYKGIFDGNAHGVFNGKVFVDKIAQKTNAYQQNNNVLLSEGASIDTKPQLEIFADDVKCSHGCTVGQLNKDALFYLRARGISKKEAQALLLYAFANDAMQNIDIEPLKEKISKLLAEKLGVDIEF, from the coding sequence ATGGCATTAAAAGAACAAATTATAGAGAACCATAATGAATTTTTGGAGAGTCTTCGTCACAGATTTCTGGATGACAGTAGAAAAGCAGCTCTTCAGAGGTTTCAAAATGTTGGTTTTCCGACAAAAAAAGACGAAGAATATAAATATACCAATCTAAAGGAAATCACGGAAAAAAGCTACAACTTCTTCCCGAAGGAGAGCCACAATATCACCAAAGAGCAGTTTGATGAACTGCACCTTGGAGAAGAAAACTTTGATTGGATTGTTTTTGTAAATGGTAAACTTCACAAGGAACTTTCAAAAGTTTCTATTGAAAATGTAGAATTCCTTTCATTCAACTATGCATTGAATGATGAGAAGCATAAAGAGGTTTTTGAAAAATACTTCAACACTATTGCTTCTAAAGATCAAGCTTTTACAAACTTAAATCTTGCTTACTGCAAATACGGTTTCTTTTTGAAAGTTCCTAAAAATGTAGTGATTGAAAAACCAATCCACGTTTTTTATATTTCTCAGAATCAGGAAGAGAATACGTTCTACAATACAAGAAACCTTTTGATTGTAGAAGAAGGAGCCAAAGTAGAAGTAATTGAAAGCCATCATAATTTTGACAGCGCCTATGTATTGACAAACTCTGTAACGGAAATCTTTACATATCCCAATGCAAAAGCTGACTGGCACAAGCTTCAGAATGACAACAACACAACCTATCTTATCGACAGTACGTTCGCAAGACAGGAAAAAGACAGCTTAACCACTGTAAACACGTTCTCTTTCGGAGGTAAACTGGTAAGAAACAACCTTGATTTTATTCATAATGGATCAAACATCAATTCATTCATGAACGGAATCACAATCATCGGGAAAGATCAGTTGGTAGACCACCACACGGCAGTTCACCATAACTTCCCGAACTGTGAAAGCTATCAGAACTATAAAGGAATCTTCGATGGCAATGCCCACGGAGTTTTCAACGGAAAAGTTTTTGTAGATAAAATTGCTCAGAAAACAAACGCTTATCAGCAAAACAATAACGTGTTGCTAAGTGAAGGAGCAAGCATTGATACAAAACCTCAGTTGGAGATCTTTGCAGATGACGTAAAATGTTCTCACGGATGTACGGTAGGTCAGCTGAATAAAGATGCTTTATTCTACCTGAGAGCAAGAGGAATCTCTAAAAAAGAAGCTCAGGCATTACTTTTATATGCTTTCGCAAATGATGCCATGCAAAATATTGATATAGAGCCTCTAAAAGAGAAAATTTCAAAGCTATTGGCAGAGAAACTAGGAGTAGATATAGAATTCTAA
- the sufC gene encoding Fe-S cluster assembly ATPase SufC yields MLEIKNLHAKIEDGAEILKGINLEIKPGEVHAIMGPNGAGKSTLSSVIAGKEDYEVTGGEILFQGEDIVEDAPEDRAHKGIFLSFQYPVEIPGVSVTNFIKAALNETRKANGLEEMPAKEMLALIREKSEKLGIKKDFLSRSLNEGFSGGEKKRNEIFQMMMLNPKLAILDETDSGLDIDALRIVADGVNHFKNEGNAVLLITHYQRLLNYIQPDFVHVLADGKIIKTGDKSLALELEAKGYDWLLN; encoded by the coding sequence ATGTTAGAAATTAAAAACCTTCACGCCAAAATTGAAGATGGCGCAGAAATATTAAAAGGTATTAATCTTGAAATAAAGCCAGGCGAAGTTCACGCTATCATGGGGCCGAACGGAGCTGGGAAATCTACCCTTTCTTCTGTAATCGCTGGTAAAGAAGATTACGAAGTGACTGGTGGAGAAATTCTTTTCCAGGGAGAAGATATCGTTGAAGATGCTCCTGAAGATAGAGCTCACAAAGGAATTTTCCTTTCTTTCCAGTATCCAGTGGAAATTCCGGGAGTTTCTGTGACAAACTTTATCAAAGCTGCTTTGAACGAAACAAGAAAAGCAAACGGATTGGAAGAAATGCCGGCAAAAGAAATGCTTGCATTAATCCGTGAAAAATCCGAAAAACTGGGTATCAAGAAAGATTTCCTTTCAAGATCATTAAACGAGGGATTCTCAGGAGGTGAAAAGAAAAGAAATGAGATCTTCCAGATGATGATGCTTAATCCTAAACTGGCTATTCTTGATGAAACTGATTCCGGATTGGATATTGATGCTTTGAGAATCGTTGCAGATGGGGTAAATCACTTTAAAAATGAAGGAAATGCAGTTCTTCTGATTACGCACTATCAGAGATTGCTTAATTATATTCAACCTGACTTCGTTCATGTTTTAGCAGATGGAAAAATCATCAAGACCGGTGACAAATCTTTAGCATTAGAACTTGAAGCAAAAGGTTACGACTGGCTTCTTAACTAA
- a CDS encoding GNAT family N-acetyltransferase produces MIATERLILRKPTKEDFERFFEINHDPQTNIHNPGGPMSFEKAESTFTRMLDHWEKYSFGGWVIVEKDDPENIIGFGGLSYKLYGEEEKLNLGYRFASEAWGKGYATEFTKKAIDFGLNEDSKEEIFAIVRPSNIASVKVLEKAGMIQIGTLNDVPGQPESLVYRIQK; encoded by the coding sequence ATGATAGCTACAGAAAGATTAATTTTAAGAAAACCTACAAAAGAAGATTTTGAAAGATTCTTTGAAATTAATCATGATCCTCAAACCAATATTCATAATCCAGGCGGACCAATGAGTTTTGAAAAAGCAGAAAGCACATTTACAAGAATGCTTGATCATTGGGAAAAGTACAGTTTTGGAGGCTGGGTGATTGTTGAAAAGGATGATCCAGAAAATATAATAGGTTTTGGAGGATTGAGCTATAAACTCTACGGAGAAGAAGAAAAATTGAATTTAGGCTATCGTTTTGCTTCCGAGGCATGGGGGAAAGGATACGCCACAGAATTCACAAAGAAAGCTATAGATTTTGGGTTAAACGAAGACAGTAAAGAAGAAATATTCGCCATTGTCCGTCCCAGTAATATAGCTTCTGTTAAAGTATTGGAAAAGGCAGGTATGATACAAATCGGGACACTGAATGATGTCCCTGGTCAACCTGAAAGTTTAGTATATAGAATTCAAAAATAA
- the sufB gene encoding Fe-S cluster assembly protein SufB: MSKYTEDDLRVDLENKKYEFGWETKIDYEDFPIGLNEDIIRAISAKKEEPEWMTEWRLESFKIWLKMVEPNWANIKYEKPDFQAIRYYAAPKVKPELASLDEVDPELLATFAKLGINIEEQKRLSGVAVDIVMDSISVKTTFQDTLAEKGIIFCSISEAIKNHPDLVRKHLGKVVPRGDNFYAALNSAVFSDGSFCYIPKGVKCPMELSTYFRINQAGTGQFERTLLIADEGSYVSYLEGCTAPSRDENQLHAAVVELIALDGAEIKYSTVQNWYPGNEEGKGGVFNFVTKRGLCERNAKISWTQVETGSAVTWKYPSCILKGDNSIGEFYSIAVTNNHQYADTGTKMIHIGKNTRSTIISKGISAGKSQNSYRGQVKVMPSAKGARNFSQCDSLLMGNECGAHTFPYIEIKDPTAQLEHEATTSKIGEDQIFYCNQRGIDTERAIALIVNGFSKEVLNKLPMEFAIEAQKLLEISLEGSVG, from the coding sequence ATGAGTAAATATACAGAAGACGATTTAAGGGTCGATCTAGAAAATAAAAAATATGAATTCGGTTGGGAAACGAAGATTGATTATGAAGATTTCCCGATCGGTTTAAATGAGGATATCATCCGTGCGATCTCTGCTAAAAAAGAAGAGCCGGAATGGATGACTGAATGGCGACTGGAATCTTTCAAAATCTGGTTGAAAATGGTAGAGCCTAACTGGGCGAATATCAAGTATGAGAAACCGGATTTTCAAGCAATCCGTTACTATGCTGCACCTAAAGTAAAGCCGGAACTGGCAAGTCTTGACGAAGTAGATCCTGAATTATTAGCAACTTTTGCAAAATTAGGGATCAATATCGAAGAGCAAAAAAGACTTTCAGGAGTTGCCGTAGATATCGTAATGGACTCAATTTCTGTGAAAACTACTTTCCAGGATACATTGGCAGAGAAAGGAATTATTTTCTGTTCAATCTCTGAGGCCATTAAAAACCACCCTGACTTAGTAAGAAAACATCTTGGAAAAGTAGTTCCGAGAGGAGATAATTTCTACGCAGCATTGAATTCCGCAGTTTTCTCTGACGGAAGTTTCTGTTATATTCCCAAAGGCGTAAAATGCCCAATGGAGCTTTCCACTTATTTCCGTATCAACCAGGCAGGAACAGGACAGTTTGAAAGAACACTTCTTATAGCTGATGAGGGAAGTTACGTTTCTTATCTTGAAGGGTGTACAGCACCATCAAGAGATGAAAACCAGCTTCACGCTGCGGTAGTGGAACTGATCGCTTTGGACGGAGCGGAGATCAAATATTCTACAGTTCAGAACTGGTATCCCGGTAATGAAGAAGGTAAAGGAGGGGTATTCAACTTTGTAACGAAGAGAGGACTTTGCGAAAGAAATGCAAAAATCTCCTGGACTCAGGTAGAAACAGGTTCAGCAGTAACATGGAAATATCCTTCTTGTATTCTGAAAGGAGATAATTCTATTGGAGAGTTCTACTCTATTGCGGTAACCAACAACCACCAGTATGCAGATACAGGAACGAAAATGATCCACATTGGAAAGAATACCAGATCAACGATTATTTCCAAGGGTATTTCTGCAGGAAAATCTCAAAACTCATACAGAGGACAGGTGAAAGTAATGCCTTCAGCAAAAGGAGCAAGAAACTTTTCTCAATGTGACTCTTTATTGATGGGTAATGAATGTGGAGCTCACACTTTCCCATATATTGAAATCAAAGATCCTACTGCACAGTTAGAGCACGAGGCAACGACTTCAAAAATCGGGGAAGATCAGATTTTCTACTGTAACCAAAGAGGTATTGATACGGAAAGAGCAATTGCTTTGATCGTGAATGGTTTCAGTAAAGAAGTTTTGAACAAGCTTCCAATGGAATTTGCTATTGAAGCACAGAAATTACTTGAAATTTCATTAGAAGGTTCAGTAGGATAA
- a CDS encoding HesB/IscA family protein, translating into MIKVSDYAKEKAIQLMTEDGFNPAEDYIRVGVKSGGCSGLEYVLKFDNQKTDTDQIFEDNNIKIIIDKKSILYLAGTTLEYSGGLNGKGFVFNNPNASRTCGCGESFSL; encoded by the coding sequence ATGATAAAAGTATCAGACTATGCAAAGGAGAAAGCTATCCAGTTGATGACTGAAGATGGCTTTAACCCTGCTGAAGATTATATAAGAGTAGGGGTGAAAAGCGGCGGATGCTCTGGTTTAGAGTATGTTTTAAAGTTTGATAACCAAAAAACAGACACAGATCAGATTTTTGAAGATAATAACATCAAAATTATTATAGATAAAAAATCCATCCTTTATTTGGCAGGAACAACTCTTGAGTATTCAGGAGGATTGAACGGAAAAGGGTTTGTTTTTAACAACCCGAATGCATCCAGAACATGTGGATGTGGAGAATCATTTAGTCTTTAG
- a CDS encoding GLPGLI family protein, giving the protein MGQKIIVFFVLFFTALSYGQTTRYVYETLVNPDSINLVSMKSERTFLDIKEGRSLFISENKLIRDSLFTALRSEMKENKKEEKDFSKQEGRKHFEPTFFEYFITKSIPDQKVYYYEKAAGKQIYYQEDRPVKWEVTNVVEKQNGYSAQKAVAEFGGRVWTGWFTKDIPLSDGPYKFSGLPGLIVKLEDDKGDYKFDLVKKIIVKNAFEEQINADAKQSTRVNFHGDKAALELEFGKNRNTMAGNNGGGNMNFGGGRHGGGMNGGGMKGGGHGGGGGMHRGGMGGENQSPSMSQGSSVDVPSFTGTAQNPIELK; this is encoded by the coding sequence ATGGGACAAAAAATAATAGTTTTTTTTGTATTGTTTTTCACCGCACTGTCTTATGGACAGACCACCAGATATGTTTATGAAACGCTGGTAAATCCAGATTCTATAAATCTGGTAAGTATGAAAAGTGAAAGAACTTTTCTGGATATTAAGGAAGGACGATCCTTATTTATCAGTGAAAATAAATTGATAAGAGACTCTCTTTTTACTGCTCTGAGATCAGAAATGAAGGAAAATAAAAAAGAGGAAAAAGATTTTTCAAAACAGGAAGGAAGAAAACATTTTGAACCTACTTTTTTTGAATATTTTATTACAAAGAGTATTCCCGACCAAAAAGTGTATTATTATGAAAAGGCAGCTGGAAAACAAATTTATTATCAGGAAGACAGACCTGTAAAATGGGAAGTGACCAATGTTGTTGAAAAACAAAATGGATATTCAGCCCAAAAAGCAGTTGCAGAATTTGGAGGAAGAGTCTGGACAGGATGGTTCACAAAAGATATTCCTTTGTCGGACGGACCTTATAAGTTCTCAGGATTGCCAGGACTGATTGTAAAACTGGAAGATGACAAAGGAGACTATAAATTTGATCTTGTTAAAAAGATTATCGTTAAAAATGCTTTTGAAGAACAGATAAATGCTGATGCCAAGCAAAGTACAAGAGTTAATTTCCATGGTGATAAAGCGGCTCTGGAACTTGAATTTGGTAAAAACAGAAATACTATGGCGGGAAATAACGGTGGCGGAAATATGAATTTTGGCGGCGGAAGGCACGGCGGTGGTATGAATGGAGGAGGAATGAAAGGCGGCGGCCACGGTGGCGGTGGCGGGATGCATAGAGGTGGAATGGGTGGTGAAAACCAGAGTCCCTCTATGTCACAAGGCTCATCGGTAGATGTTCCTTCCTTTACGGGCACAGCCCAGAACCCAATTGAATTAAAATAA
- a CDS encoding GLPGLI family protein: MKKLGIIALALFIQNVSAQTNRFVYQVTMKPDAENKTDIKTENAYLDISPEKSVFYSENRIKRDSIMQKAFQGGGGRGSINRDQMEGLRTNINYSIEKDKTNQKTYFKDRIGRDLYSYEEDRPLNWKIESETRKIGEYKVQKAETDFGGRKWTAWFTTDLPYQDGPYKFGGLPGLIVKVEDDKGDYSFDLMKNYKITEFPTLNQFGNTLKVKRSDYLKQQQKFKTDPMSFMSQGGGSGGFSTTVRAGGGRGPGGGGGNQNPADMRKRMEERVKEEAKKNSNPIELQ; encoded by the coding sequence ATGAAAAAATTAGGTATTATTGCATTGGCACTCTTTATACAGAATGTTTCTGCACAGACAAACAGGTTTGTGTATCAGGTGACTATGAAGCCTGATGCCGAAAATAAAACGGATATTAAGACAGAAAATGCTTACCTGGATATTTCTCCGGAAAAGTCTGTGTTTTATTCGGAAAACAGGATTAAAAGAGATTCCATCATGCAAAAAGCATTTCAGGGCGGTGGTGGAAGAGGAAGTATTAACAGAGATCAGATGGAGGGCTTGAGAACTAATATCAATTATTCCATAGAAAAAGATAAAACAAATCAAAAGACGTATTTTAAAGACAGAATTGGCCGTGATCTCTATTCGTATGAAGAAGACAGACCACTAAATTGGAAAATTGAATCAGAAACAAGAAAAATAGGTGAATATAAAGTTCAGAAGGCCGAAACTGATTTTGGAGGCAGAAAATGGACAGCATGGTTTACAACAGATCTTCCTTATCAGGATGGACCTTACAAGTTTGGAGGACTTCCGGGGTTGATTGTAAAAGTAGAAGATGATAAAGGAGATTATTCTTTTGATTTAATGAAAAACTACAAAATCACGGAATTTCCTACTTTGAATCAGTTTGGAAATACTTTGAAAGTAAAAAGATCAGATTATTTAAAACAACAGCAGAAATTTAAAACTGATCCTATGTCATTCATGAGCCAGGGTGGAGGTTCAGGCGGATTTTCGACAACAGTGAGAGCTGGTGGTGGAAGAGGTCCTGGAGGCGGTGGTGGAAATCAGAATCCTGCCGATATGAGAAAAAGAATGGAAGAAAGGGTAAAAGAAGAAGCTAAGAAAAATTCTAATCCTATAGAATTGCAATAA
- a CDS encoding neutral zinc metallopeptidase translates to MKWTDDRGGNVDDRRGSGGGNGGMIVGGGLGTLIIAAIVFFLGGDPSGILNSGSMQSSGNSSEQRELTTGEKQIGEMVKMMDAWNSQTWNQIFTENGMTYTDPGIVLFENTTSSACGTAQSAMGPFYCPADQKVYMDMSFFGELQQKFGAKVTEFTVAYVLAHEVGHHVQTLLGTTQKVDALRRSGRYSEEQMNRVSVATELQADFYAGVWAKKTNDSKHILEPGDIEAAIDAAEAVGDDNIQKRGQGYVNQESFTHGSSAQRKEWFMKGYNTGDIRQGDTFNQLLK, encoded by the coding sequence ATGAAATGGACAGACGACAGAGGCGGAAACGTTGATGACCGCCGTGGTTCCGGAGGAGGAAATGGTGGTATGATTGTAGGCGGAGGGCTCGGAACTTTAATTATAGCAGCCATTGTATTCTTTTTGGGAGGTGATCCATCCGGTATTTTGAATTCCGGCAGTATGCAGTCTTCCGGAAATTCCAGTGAACAAAGAGAGCTTACAACCGGGGAAAAACAAATTGGGGAAATGGTCAAAATGATGGATGCATGGAATAGCCAGACCTGGAATCAGATTTTCACTGAAAACGGAATGACCTATACCGATCCGGGTATTGTTCTTTTCGAAAATACAACTTCTTCAGCATGTGGTACAGCTCAATCTGCCATGGGACCATTTTATTGCCCGGCTGATCAGAAAGTATATATGGACATGAGTTTTTTCGGTGAGCTTCAGCAAAAATTCGGAGCTAAAGTAACAGAATTTACGGTAGCTTATGTTCTTGCCCACGAAGTAGGACATCATGTTCAGACACTTTTAGGAACCACACAAAAAGTAGATGCGTTAAGAAGAAGTGGAAGATATTCTGAAGAACAGATGAACAGAGTATCTGTGGCTACAGAATTACAGGCTGATTTCTATGCCGGAGTTTGGGCTAAAAAAACAAATGACAGCAAACATATACTGGAACCTGGAGACATTGAGGCTGCCATAGATGCTGCAGAAGCCGTTGGAGATGACAACATTCAGAAAAGAGGTCAGGGATATGTCAATCAGGAAAGCTTTACTCACGGATCATCTGCACAGCGTAAAGAATGGTTTATGAAAGGCTACAACACCGGAGATATCAGACAAGGAGATACTTTCAACCAATTATTAAAATAA